A window of Anolis sagrei isolate rAnoSag1 chromosome 13, rAnoSag1.mat, whole genome shotgun sequence contains these coding sequences:
- the LOC132764913 gene encoding claudin-16-like — protein MAVFLQLASFCVAFISTLFLVAATWTDCWMVNADDSLEVSHKCRGLWRECVTNMQDGIRTCDQYDSILAEHPQKIVVTRALLITADILSVFALVLLVSGLDCVKFLKDEPQVKLKMCYSSGFVLGVGSILGLVGSIWYAVDVYMERATLLLHSVFLGIYHDFGWSCWMGMAGSVGCLVASVALTCCLYAIKGDAAPSRRFQRTVYYPRTVPSKMYAVASRV, from the exons ATGGCGGTGTTCCTGCAGCTGGCCTCTTTCTGCGTGGCCTTTATCTCGACCCTCTTCCTAGTGGCAGCAACGTGGACTGACTGCTGGATGGTCAACGCTGATGACAGCTTAGAG GTGAGCCACAAATGCCGGGGGCTTTGGAGggagtgtgtcaccaacatgcaaGACGGCATCCGTACCTGCGACCAGTACGACTCCATTTTAGCCGAACACCCCC AGAAAATTGTGGTGACCCGTGCGTTGCTCATCACGGCTGACATCCTCTCGGTCTTTGCGCTGGTGCTGCTGGTGTCGGGCCTCGACTGTGTCAAGTTCCTCAAGGACGAGCCCCAGGTCAAGCTGAAGATGTGCTACTCCTCTGGCTTCGTGCTCGGAGTTGGAA GCATCCTTGGGCTGGTGGGTTCCATCTGGTATGCAGTTGACGTCTACATGGAGAGAGCCACCTTGTTGCTCCACAGTGTGTTTCTGGGCATCTACCATGACTTTGGCTGGTCTTGTTGGATGGGCATGGCTGGGTCCGTGGGCTGTTTGGTGGCCTCTGTTGCTCTGACCTGCTGTCTTTATGCCATCAAAG GAGATGCTGCCCCTTCCAGGAGGTTTCAACGCACTGTCTATTATCCACGAACTGTCCCCTCCAAGATGTATGCGGTCGCATCCCGAGTGTGA